The DNA segment CAGCGGCACCAGCGGATTGACTTCCGGATAGTACGCCGCCGCTTGGCCGGCAGGAATATCGAACGCCAATAATGTAAAACCTTTCACCCGGCGCTCCCGGCCATCGTCCCACAGCGACACGATGTCGGCCTTCTGCCCCGGACGGAAACCCAGGCGAATGATGTCGGCCTCGTTGACGAACAAAACGTCACGCTGGCCTTTGACGCCGCGATAACGGTCGTCGAGACCGTAAATCGTGGTGTTGTACTGATCGTGGGAACGCATCGATTGCAGGATCAGGTCCGGTAGTTGCCCGGTGGCGCGGGTGCGTTCGTGCACCAGATCCAGGGGCAGCAGGTTCGGACGGAAATTGGCCCGGCCCGACGGCGTGTTCCACTTGCGCGCGCCAGCGCTGTTGCCGAGGTAGAAACCACCCGGGTTTTTCACCTTCTCGTTGAAGTCCTTGAAGTTCGGGATGGTGTCGGCAATCAGTTCGCGAATGCGTGCGTAATCGGCGACCAGCCAGTTCCAGTCCACCGGTTTGCTGCCCAACGTCGCGGCGGCGATGCCGGCGATGATCGACGGCTCCGAGCGCATCTGGTTCGACAGCGGCTGCAACTGGCCGTTGGAGGCGTGAACCATGCTGAACGAGTCTTCCACGGTGACCGCTTGCGGGCCTTCGCTCTGAATATCAATGTCGGTACGACCCAGGCACGGCAGGATCAGCGCGTCTTTGCCGTGAGCCAAGTGGCTGCGGTTGAGCTTGGTGCTGATCTGTACGGTCAGGTCGCAGTTGCGCAGCGCCTGGAAGGTGCGTGGGCTGTCCGGCGTGGCTTGGGCGAAGTTGCCGCCCAGACCGATGAACACCTTGGCGCGACCCTCGGCCATCGCGTGGATCGCCTCGACCACGTTGTGCCCATTGTGGCGCGGCACCTTGAACTGGAAGCGCCGCTCCAGCGAATCGAGGAACGCCACCGGTGGACGTTCGTTGATGCCCATGGTGCGGTCGCCCTGCACGTTACTGTGACCACGCACTGGACAGAGACCGGCGCCCGGCTTGCCGATGTTGCCGCGCAGCAGCATCAGGTTGGCGATTTCCTGGATGGTCGGCACCGAATGGCGATGCTGGGTGATGCCCATCGCCCAGCACATGATCACGTTCTTGCCTTTGGCGTACATACGCGCGGCTTGTTCGATGTCGACCAAGGTCAGGCCCGACTGCTCGACGATCTGCTCCCACGACGTGTCATCGACCACACCGAGGTATTCCAGCACGTTGGCGCTGTGGGCATTGAGGAAGTCGTGATCGAACACCGCCGGCTCGCCGGCCTTCTGCGCGTCGCGTTCCCATTGCAACAGAAACTTGGCCATGCCGCGCAGCACCGCCATGTCGCCGCCCAGTGCCGGACGGAAATACGCGGTGTTGGTTGGCTTGTCGCCGTTGGTGAGCATTTCGATCGGGTGCTGCGGGTGCTGGAAACGTTCCAGGCCGCGCTCTTTCAACGGGTTGATACACACCACCTGCGCGCCGCGCTTCACCGCTTCACGCAATGGCTCGAGCATCCGCGGATGGTTGGTGCCAGGGTTCTGGCCCCAGACAAAAATCGCATCGGCGTGCTCGAAATCATCGAACGTCACCGTGCCCTTGCCGACGCCGACACTTTGCGCCAGCGCCACACCGCTGGCCTCGTGGCACATGTTCGAGCAGTCAGGGAAATTGTTGGTGCCATAGGCGCGTACGAACAACTGATACAGATACGCCGCTTCGTTACTGGCACGACCGGAGGTGTAGAACTCGGCCTGATCCGGGCTCGGCAGATTGCGCAAATGCTTGCCGATCAGGGCAAACGCATCTTCCCAACTGATCGGCTTGTAGCGATCGGTTTCAGCGTCGTAGACCATCGGCTCTGTCAGCCGGCCCTGATATTCCAGCCAGTAGTCGCTCTGCTCCAGCAACGCAGTGACGCTGTGCTTGGCGAAGAACTTCGCATCGACGCGGCGCTTGGTTGCTTCCCAGTTCACCGCTTTGGCGCCGTTTTCGCAGAACTTGACCATGCCGCTTTCCGGCGAATCACCCCAGGCGCAGCCAGGGCAGTCGAAGCCGCCGTTCTGGTTGGTCTTGAGCATCATGCGCAGGTTCTTCAGCGCGTTGTCGCTGGTCAACCAGGCCTGAGCCACACTGATCAGGGCGCCCCAGCCGCCGGCGGCACCTTTGTAAGGCTTGTAGCGCGGGACAGGTTTCTGGTCGGCTTGATGATGTTGGCTCACGCTTGATTCTCCATCGCGGGGCTGTACACCCGCGGCGCACTTTTCTGCGGCAGGTGGATGAGATTGAGGTTGTGGCGCCGTGCCCATTGCACGGCAAGGCCGGTCGGTGCCGACAGACTGACAAGGGTCTGGATACCGGCACGCAGGACCTTCTGGATCAGTTCGAGACTGCAACGGCTGGTGACAATCGCCAGGCCGCCCTCGGTCATGATCTTCTGGCGAATCAGTCCGCCGATCAGCTTGTCGAGGGCGTTGTGCCGGCCGATGTCTTCGCGACCGAGCAGCAACTCGCCGCTGGCATTCATGAACACCGCGGCATGTACCGCGCCGCAATGCTGGCCCAGCGGCTGAAACGCGCCGATGCGCTGGCGCAGGCCGTCGAGCCAGGCGATCGGCGGCAGCGGCGAACCGGGCAAAACCTTGAGATCGGGCAGCGCCTGTTCCACCGCTTCGACACCGCACAAACCGCAACCGCTGGTGCCGGCCAATTGCCGACGCTGTTGCTTGAGGTTCCAGAAAGCGCGATTGGCGATGGTCACCTGCGCATATTGCGCCGAGCCCGAGCCGGTCAGTTGCAGGTCGTAGATATCGCTGGCGTCTTCAATGATGCCGCTGCCGAGGCTGAAGCCGACAATGAAGTCTTCCAGATCCGTTGGCGTCACCAGCATCACCGCCTGGCTGATGCCGTTGTAGGCAATCGCCAACGCGACTTCTTCGGCCAGCGCAGTGCTGGCCGATTCCTCACGGGGCAAATCGCTGTAGCTGTAGGTCTGGCTGGCGGCGGGCGCGGGCGTTTCGAGGGCTGGCGCCGCGCAGGCTGGACGCTTGGCGTTCATGGCATCACCGACGGTTTGATCTAGGTCAAGACTAGGCGCGGCAAGTTGTCGCGTCTAATCGCTATTACCGATCTACCGATAGATGCCGTCGATCAAGCCTCTTTGGGCGATTTCTGGTACAGCGCGAAACAGGCTTCCGCCAGCGCTGAACGCGGCGCGCCACGGCGCATGATCAGGCCCAGCGGCGCCAGCGTGCGGGCATTTTCGATCGGTTGCAGGCGCAGGTGATCAGCCAGGGTTTCCGCACCGCCATCCAGCGGCATGATTGCGCAGCAAAAGCCGCCGTGTACGGCCTGTAACAATTGATGCACGGCGTCGGTTTGCAGCAGGGGTTGCGGGGTCAGGCCGCGGCTGTGGAAGTTGTGGTCGATGGACTGGCGAAAATGCATGCCGCTGGTGAGCATGCACAGCGGCAGTTCGATCAGCGCTTCCCAGCTCAGCGGTTCTTCGCCAAAGGTGAAGGAGCGCTGATCGTAAAGCAGGCCCATGCGCGTTTCGTCGAAGGCCAGAGAATCAAAGCGCTCGCTGTCCAGACGCTCCAGATAGGACACGCCGATGTCGATGCGATTGTTGGCCAGATGTTCGAGCACCTGCTCGGAACTCAGCGACGACAGTTCGAAGCGCAACTCCGGGTGCGCCGCATGCAGGCGTTGCATCAACGGCAGCGGATCAAAACTCGACAGCGGCACCACGCCCAGACGCAACGTACCGATCAGATTGCCGCGACAGGCCGCCGCTTCTGCCTGCAAGCCGTCATAAGCCGCCAGCACCGTGCGCGCCCACGCCAGCACGCGCTCGCCCGGCGCGGTGAAACCTTCGAAGCGTTGACCACGGTTGACCAGCGGCAGGTCGAGTTCTTCTTCGAGGCTGCGCAGACGCATCGACAAGGTCGGCTGGGTGATGTGGCAGCGCGCAGCGGCCTGGCCGAAGTGACGGGTTTCGTCGAGGGCGATGAGGAATTTCAGTTGCTTGATGTCCATCTTCGCTCCGGGAAAGGTTGGCGGGGTGGGCGATTCTACCGCGTGCGTGCGTACAGGGTCATTGGTCGGACTGGAACCGGGTTTGGCCGGGGTGGTCTAGGCTTGAACGACTGACCCTTTATTCCATGGAGTGAATGCAATGAGCCTGTTCAGTTTTTTGAAAGACGCCGGTGAAAAAATTCTCGATGCGCTGACCCCGGACAAGGCCGAAGCCAACAGTGCGGCGCTGACCAAGCACGTACAGGAGGCGCTGACTGGAATCGACACGTCAAAAATCCAGGTCAAGGTCGAAGGAGAGAAAGTGATCGCTACGGGTGAAGCGGCCAGCCAGGAAGAGAAAGAGAAGATTCTCTTGGCGTTGGGCAACGTAGCTGGCGTCACTGGTGTAGATGATCAGATCACCGTGACTGGCGCTGTCACTGCTGCCGCGAAATTTGTCACTGTCGAAAAAGGCGACACGCTGAGCGCGATTTCCAAGCGCGTGTATGGTGACCCGAACCAGTACAACAAGATTTTCGAGGCCAACAAGCCGCAGCTCAAGAGCGCGGACAAGATCTACCCAGGGCAAGTGTTGCGTATCCCTGAATAACTTTCGAAACCGCTATCGCCAGCAGGCTGGCTCCCACAGGGAAACGCATTTCCATGTGGGAGCCAGCCTGCTGGCGATTGGGGCGACCCGGTTTCAAAGCCCGGCAATCAAATCCCGATAATCGTCGACCGCAGCAAACTCGGCGGTGTCTTTCGGTCCCTTGCGGCTGTCCGGCTCTTTCACCGCGAGCAAATGCGCCACGCCAAAATCCCGTGCACTGCGCAGAATCGGCAAGGTGTCGTCGATAAACAGGCTGCGCGCCGGATCGAACCCGATATCCGCCTGCAAGGCATCCCAGAACTGCGGATTTTCCTTCGGGTAACCATAATCGTGCGAGCTGATCAGCCGTTCGAAGTACGGCGCCAGTTCGATCCGCTCCAGTTTCAGCGACAGCGAGTCGCGGTGCGCATTGGTGATCATGATCACCCGCTTGCCGGCGCGTTTGATCGCATCGAGGAAGGTGTCGGCATCCGGGCGCAACGCGATCAGATGCGCGGTTTCCTGTTTCAGTTCGCGCACCGACAGTTGCAGTTCGGCACTCCAGAAGTCCAGGCAGTACCACTGCAACTGGCCGGCGTGGCGCTCGAACAGCGGCTGCAGTTCCATCTCGGCCATGGCCCGGCTGACCCCGTGCAGTTCGGCGTAACGCTGGGGCAGGTGTTCGAGCCAGAAGTGGTTGTCGAAGTGCAGATCCAGCAATGTGCCGTCCATGTCGAGCAGAACGGTATCGATGTCGGACCACGGTAATGAAGGCATGGCAACGTCTCGAGCGGTAGAAGGATATCCGAGGTAAACAATCGGGAAAGCCGCGTTATAGTAGCGCGTTCACGCCAAGGAGCTTTGCATGCGCCAGAAACCCACCGTACTTGCCCGCGAGATCGTCGCCACCAGTCGTCTGTTCGCGGTCGAGGAACTCAAGCTGCGCTTTTCCAATGGCGTGGAACGCACGTATGAGCGGCTGGTCGGCAAGGGCGCGGGCTACGGCGCGGTGATGATCGTGGCGATGCTCGATGCCGAACATGCGGTGCTGGTCGAAGAGTATTGCGGTGGCACCGATGCCTATGAATTGTCCTTGCCCAAAGGCTTGATCGAGCCGGGCGAGGATGTACTGGCAGCGGCCGAGCGTGAGCTTAAGGAAGAGGCCGGTTTCGGCGCCCGACAACTGGAGCATCTGACCGAGCTGTCGTTGTCGCCCGGTTACATGAGCCAGAAGATTCAGGTGGTGCTGGCCACCGATCTGTATGAAGAGCGTCTGGAGGGCGACGAGCCTGAGCCGATGCGCGTCGACAAGGTCAACCTGCGCGAGCTGTCGGCGCTGGCGCTCAATCCACAATTTTCCGAAGGACGTGCGCTGGCGGCGCTGTATCTGACGCGTGATCTTTTGACCCAGCGCGGTTCTTTCAATCTTGAGTGAGATGTCGATGAATTTCCCCCACCCATTGATGGCGCCTGTTGTTGCTTTGGCATTGCAGGCTGGCGAGGCGATTCTGCCGTTCTGGCGTGCGGGCGTTGAAGTCACGGCCAAGCCCGATGATTCGCCGGTGACCGCAGCCGACTTG comes from the Pseudomonas granadensis genome and includes:
- a CDS encoding FdhF/YdeP family oxidoreductase; this encodes MSQHHQADQKPVPRYKPYKGAAGGWGALISVAQAWLTSDNALKNLRMMLKTNQNGGFDCPGCAWGDSPESGMVKFCENGAKAVNWEATKRRVDAKFFAKHSVTALLEQSDYWLEYQGRLTEPMVYDAETDRYKPISWEDAFALIGKHLRNLPSPDQAEFYTSGRASNEAAYLYQLFVRAYGTNNFPDCSNMCHEASGVALAQSVGVGKGTVTFDDFEHADAIFVWGQNPGTNHPRMLEPLREAVKRGAQVVCINPLKERGLERFQHPQHPIEMLTNGDKPTNTAYFRPALGGDMAVLRGMAKFLLQWERDAQKAGEPAVFDHDFLNAHSANVLEYLGVVDDTSWEQIVEQSGLTLVDIEQAARMYAKGKNVIMCWAMGITQHRHSVPTIQEIANLMLLRGNIGKPGAGLCPVRGHSNVQGDRTMGINERPPVAFLDSLERRFQFKVPRHNGHNVVEAIHAMAEGRAKVFIGLGGNFAQATPDSPRTFQALRNCDLTVQISTKLNRSHLAHGKDALILPCLGRTDIDIQSEGPQAVTVEDSFSMVHASNGQLQPLSNQMRSEPSIIAGIAAATLGSKPVDWNWLVADYARIRELIADTIPNFKDFNEKVKNPGGFYLGNSAGARKWNTPSGRANFRPNLLPLDLVHERTRATGQLPDLILQSMRSHDQYNTTIYGLDDRYRGVKGQRDVLFVNEADIIRLGFRPGQKADIVSLWDDGRERRVKGFTLLAFDIPAGQAAAYYPEVNPLVPLESTGDGSHTPTSKFIAIRLEAASESGLIMAKTA
- the fdhD gene encoding formate dehydrogenase accessory sulfurtransferase FdhD, with translation MNAKRPACAAPALETPAPAASQTYSYSDLPREESASTALAEEVALAIAYNGISQAVMLVTPTDLEDFIVGFSLGSGIIEDASDIYDLQLTGSGSAQYAQVTIANRAFWNLKQQRRQLAGTSGCGLCGVEAVEQALPDLKVLPGSPLPPIAWLDGLRQRIGAFQPLGQHCGAVHAAVFMNASGELLLGREDIGRHNALDKLIGGLIRQKIMTEGGLAIVTSRCSLELIQKVLRAGIQTLVSLSAPTGLAVQWARRHNLNLIHLPQKSAPRVYSPAMENQA
- a CDS encoding LysR family transcriptional regulator — encoded protein: MDIKQLKFLIALDETRHFGQAAARCHITQPTLSMRLRSLEEELDLPLVNRGQRFEGFTAPGERVLAWARTVLAAYDGLQAEAAACRGNLIGTLRLGVVPLSSFDPLPLMQRLHAAHPELRFELSSLSSEQVLEHLANNRIDIGVSYLERLDSERFDSLAFDETRMGLLYDQRSFTFGEEPLSWEALIELPLCMLTSGMHFRQSIDHNFHSRGLTPQPLLQTDAVHQLLQAVHGGFCCAIMPLDGGAETLADHLRLQPIENARTLAPLGLIMRRGAPRSALAEACFALYQKSPKEA
- the lysM gene encoding peptidoglycan-binding protein LysM — its product is MSLFSFLKDAGEKILDALTPDKAEANSAALTKHVQEALTGIDTSKIQVKVEGEKVIATGEAASQEEKEKILLALGNVAGVTGVDDQITVTGAVTAAAKFVTVEKGDTLSAISKRVYGDPNQYNKIFEANKPQLKSADKIYPGQVLRIPE
- the yrfG gene encoding GMP/IMP nucleotidase, producing the protein MPSLPWSDIDTVLLDMDGTLLDLHFDNHFWLEHLPQRYAELHGVSRAMAEMELQPLFERHAGQLQWYCLDFWSAELQLSVRELKQETAHLIALRPDADTFLDAIKRAGKRVIMITNAHRDSLSLKLERIELAPYFERLISSHDYGYPKENPQFWDALQADIGFDPARSLFIDDTLPILRSARDFGVAHLLAVKEPDSRKGPKDTAEFAAVDDYRDLIAGL
- the nudE gene encoding ADP compounds hydrolase NudE, with protein sequence MRQKPTVLAREIVATSRLFAVEELKLRFSNGVERTYERLVGKGAGYGAVMIVAMLDAEHAVLVEEYCGGTDAYELSLPKGLIEPGEDVLAAAERELKEEAGFGARQLEHLTELSLSPGYMSQKIQVVLATDLYEERLEGDEPEPMRVDKVNLRELSALALNPQFSEGRALAALYLTRDLLTQRGSFNLE